In Chlamydiales bacterium, the following proteins share a genomic window:
- a CDS encoding MFS transporter encodes MMIKQDQFRYKWWALLGVSLLAFTAFLDATIVNTALPFIQTALGANILQLQWIANIFTIILSMTMITIGKFADLWGRKRVFYFGVVIFGIAALGAGLSTTVETLVFFRGLQALGASTVFIASAALLSSVFPERERVRAISIYGGVTGFGLMIGPFLGGILIGLLGWRWVFWINLPLIAAGLIACSFSLKDHSHEKLSVKIDWWGTISLVFGLGALMFGIIEGAETKWTSISAWVFLVTGIGALIALIILDEFRKYPLLDLHIFKENLITLAALSCALAGVVSTVFMFFDPLYLRTLRGLSPFFIGVLIAVIPAAQALISFIFDRLLKRLGVANLLFISVVAAFLAVALHRVIQLDTPIPFLILPFFLLGVNWGLSNAAMITSVNQVIATHKIGAALGTIATIWNIVGSILLATSTAVFHSVETQTSFLSAFHSMIDFNIAFAATILAGTIWVRIKLKKTF; translated from the coding sequence ATGATGATCAAGCAAGATCAGTTTCGTTATAAATGGTGGGCTCTTCTTGGAGTCTCCCTGCTCGCATTTACGGCTTTCCTCGATGCCACAATCGTCAATACTGCACTGCCATTCATTCAAACAGCATTGGGCGCGAATATATTACAGCTGCAGTGGATAGCAAATATCTTCACAATCATCTTAAGCATGACGATGATCACCATAGGAAAATTTGCCGATCTATGGGGCCGAAAAAGAGTGTTTTATTTTGGCGTTGTGATTTTTGGCATAGCAGCCTTGGGTGCAGGCTTAAGCACGACCGTGGAAACGCTGGTCTTTTTTCGTGGATTGCAGGCTCTAGGTGCTTCAACGGTTTTTATCGCATCTGCAGCTCTACTTTCAAGTGTATTTCCCGAAAGAGAGCGAGTAAGAGCAATTAGCATTTACGGTGGAGTTACAGGCTTTGGGCTTATGATCGGCCCCTTTCTCGGAGGAATTTTGATCGGTCTTCTGGGGTGGAGATGGGTATTCTGGATTAACCTTCCATTAATCGCAGCCGGGCTCATCGCCTGCTCTTTCAGTTTAAAAGATCATTCTCATGAGAAGCTTTCAGTAAAGATCGACTGGTGGGGCACAATTTCTCTAGTTTTTGGCCTTGGTGCCCTGATGTTCGGTATTATTGAAGGAGCGGAAACAAAATGGACTTCGATCTCTGCATGGGTCTTTCTTGTAACAGGAATAGGCGCTCTCATCGCCCTAATCATCCTCGATGAGTTTCGCAAGTACCCCCTTCTCGATCTACATATCTTCAAAGAGAATCTCATCACTCTTGCAGCTCTTAGTTGCGCGCTAGCTGGGGTAGTTTCTACTGTGTTTATGTTTTTCGATCCTCTCTATTTGCGCACCCTGCGTGGACTATCTCCCTTCTTCATAGGCGTTCTCATCGCTGTTATTCCCGCAGCTCAAGCTCTTATTTCTTTTATCTTTGATCGATTGCTCAAGCGTTTAGGTGTTGCCAACCTGCTTTTTATTTCAGTAGTAGCGGCTTTTTTAGCAGTGGCTCTGCATCGAGTGATCCAGCTCGACACTCCTATTCCCTTCTTGATTCTTCCCTTTTTTCTACTGGGAGTTAACTGGGGTTTAAGCAACGCCGCAATGATTACATCGGTTAATCAAGTCATTGCAACGCATAAAATCGGCGCAGCTCTGGGCACAATTGCAACTATTTGGAATATTGTGGGCTCCATCCTTCTTGCAACAAGCACCGCTGTCTTTCATTCTGTAGAGACACAAACATCCTTTCTATCTGCTTTTCATAGCATGATCGACTTCAATATCGCCTTTGCAGCCACTATCCTCGCAGGAACTATCTGGGTTCGCATAAAACTCAAAAAAACATTCTGA
- a CDS encoding alpha-1,2-fucosyltransferase has translation MFGRLFVLFLAGYLASAEAKPFVEAELRGQLGNNMFIVATACAVAWDNGADAYFPELKLKYAYQWENLPLNLAHIFFRCNLNPPPRRATASWHQRTFGYEPILFQPNMKIHGYFQTEKYFAHQRARLLDLFAPHPDDLNYIEAKYKWLLEHPHTVGVQLRVYYEDRHGGMFIQYGKDYLTKAMSLFPEEALFIIFSNNKEFAKENTPEELKARVVYIENEPHYIDLFLLSLCKHNIITNSTFGWWGAWLNQNPDKIVIAPAQWLRPGSHLSTKDLIPDSWIKVDAKWGPLQDPTSYQ, from the coding sequence ATGTTTGGAAGGCTTTTTGTTCTATTTCTTGCAGGATACCTAGCTTCAGCAGAAGCTAAGCCCTTCGTGGAGGCCGAACTCAGAGGACAGCTTGGAAACAACATGTTTATCGTGGCCACCGCCTGCGCCGTGGCCTGGGATAATGGCGCCGACGCCTATTTTCCAGAGCTCAAGCTCAAATACGCCTACCAGTGGGAGAACCTCCCCTTAAATCTGGCTCACATCTTCTTTAGATGTAACCTTAATCCTCCACCCAGACGCGCCACCGCCTCGTGGCATCAGCGCACATTTGGCTACGAGCCGATCTTATTTCAACCCAACATGAAGATTCACGGGTATTTTCAAACAGAGAAGTACTTCGCTCACCAGCGCGCGCGCCTGCTAGACCTCTTCGCACCCCATCCCGATGACTTAAACTACATTGAGGCAAAGTACAAGTGGCTCTTAGAACACCCTCACACCGTTGGTGTCCAGCTCCGCGTGTATTACGAAGATCGTCATGGTGGAATGTTCATCCAATACGGAAAGGACTATCTCACAAAAGCGATGAGTCTCTTCCCAGAAGAGGCGCTATTTATTATCTTTAGTAACAACAAAGAGTTCGCAAAAGAGAACACGCCAGAAGAGCTAAAGGCGCGCGTTGTGTACATCGAAAACGAGCCCCACTACATCGACCTCTTCCTGCTCAGCTTATGTAAGCACAACATCATCACAAACTCCACCTTCGGCTGGTGGGGTGCCTGGCTCAACCAGAATCCCGACAAGATCGTCATCGCCCCCGCCCAGTGGCTCAGACCAGGCAGCCACCTCTCCACCAAAGACCTCATCCCCGATAGCTGGATCAAAGTAGACGCTAAGTGGGGTCCTCTGCAGGACCCCACTAGCTATCAGTAG